The Paenibacillus sp. FSL R7-0345 DNA segment ATGTAGGTCTTAAGGACATATGCGAACGGGCGAACCTGAGTAAGGTTACGTTCTATAAATGCTTTAATTCGTTGGACGAGCTGATCTTTGCGGTACAGCAAAAAGTACTGGGTGAGCTGACGGTGTTCATTGAGCAGAACTCCTCCTCCCGCAGCAGCGGACTTGAGAGCGTGGAAGGCTACCTGGATGTCTGGATTCAGTTTCTGGAGAACCATCCGGATTATCTGAAATACATCGGCTTTTTTGACCACACCTACCGTGACCACTATCCGAATGAGGAGCTGCAGGCGACCTATCGTGAGCTGGTCAGTGATGGTACAATTGGACGGGTGCTGCATAACTACATTGAGCAAGGTGTGCAGGACGGCTCGATCCGCCCTGAGCTGCAGCTGCAGAAGACGAGCCTGTTTATTTTCGAGATGATCATCAGCCTGATGCAGCGTCTCGCTTTCCGCGGTAAGCTGCTGCAGGAGGAGCACGGCGTTGATGTGAAGGAGCTTGCCGACACTTCGAAGGCGTTTGTGCTGCATTATTTGAAAAAATAGTGTGGCGCACGGGCCAGTGGATGCGTCGGCGGTTGACGGCGGACTTAGCGGATTCCTTGGGGAATCCGCTTTTTGTGCGCAGAGAAGATGTACGCCGGCGGGCTGGACGTTGAAATCAAAGGCAAAAAGGCCCTTGATTTCGCCCTATGCGGGCCGAACGGTGAAATCAAAGGCAAAAGTGCCCTTGATTCCGCCCTATGCGGGCCGAACGTTGAAATCAAAGGCAAAAAGGCCCTTGATTTCGCCCTGAGCGGGCCGAGCGTTGAAATCAAAGGCAAAAGTGCCCTTGATTTCGCCCTGAGCAGGCCGAACGTTGAAATCAAAGGCAAAAGTGCCCTTGATTTCGCCCTGAGCAGGCCGAACGTTGAAATCAAAGGCAAAAGTGCCCTTGATTCCGCCCTATGCGGGCCGAGCGTTGAAATCAAAGGCAAAAATGCCCTTGATTTCGCCCTGAGCGGGCCGAGCGTTGAAATCAAAGGCAAAAAGGCCCTTGATTTCGCCCTGAGCGGGCCGAGCGTTGAAATCAAAGGCAAAAAGGCCTTTGATTCCGCCCTATGCGGGCCGAACGGTGAAATCAAAGGCAAAAGGCCTTGATTCCGCCCCCGGCGCGTCGCCCGCCCCGCAGAAATGTGTGCGTTTTCTCTTGCCAAGCAAGACAAATAATGATAAAGTAATACTAAAGAGTTACTTATAGTTAACCATTAATAATAGATAAACTATTAAACGGCAAGTTAGGAAAGGAAGCGCGCATATGAAGCTAGGAATTATTGCTGCGGTCAACGAGGAAAGCTTTGTTCAGGCCAATAACAGAGGATTAAGTTTTCTGGAGTTTACCATTAATGAGGGAGACAGCGTAGATGAATTTACCCGTCAGGTTGATCAGATCGCTGAGTGGTCTTTCAAATATGGGATAGAGATTGGTTCGATCGGGCGCTGGAAATCGCTGCGGATTGACACGCAAGGTGCGATCATCCGTGAAGAGCTGGAACGCTGCTTTAAGCTGATTGATGCGGCAGCCACACTGAATTGCCCGAGCTTCGTGGCCGGCTGCAACTATGTGGAAGAGCTGTCGCTGTATGAGAACTGCACGGCGGCGATTTCCTTTTTTAGTGAACTGATTGCCTACGCCAAACCTAAGAACGTCGCCGTCTCCTCCTATAATTGCCGTAAAGTGAACTTTGTAAATACACCGGACATCTGGCGGATCATTCATGGACATCTGCCGGAGCTGGGCATCAAATTTGATCCATCGCATGCCCGCTTCTTCGGAGGGGACTATCTGCAGGAGACGCTGGACTGGGGACACCGGTTTACGCATGTACACCTCAAAGGCTCACTACTTGTGAACGGACAGAAGGTGGATGAGCCGCCAGCCGGGATGGACCAGACCGATTGGCCTTCATTCATAGCTACATTAAGAGCGGCCGGTTATGACGGCGGGCTCAGCATTGAACCGCGCAAATCGGCGCTGCCGGACCATCTGGCGGACAAAGGCGTTGATTTCTCTGCGGCCTATTTCAAAAAACTGTTGCTTGAAGATTAATAAGAGGTGATTACATTGACAGGTAAATTAAAATACGCGCTGATCGGCGCAGGCGGCAATGCGGAGAAGAAGCATATCCACGGCTATCTGGCCCTGGAGGATGTTGAGGTTGTAGCCATTTGTGATATCGATGTAAGCAAGGCAGCCAAGATGGCGGAGAAATACAATGTGCCGGGTGTGTACAGTGACTATAAGGAGATGTTCCTCAAAGAACGTCCTGATATCGTCAGCATTGTTACACCGAACTATCTTCATGCTGAGATTACTGAGTTTGCCTTGGCGCATGGCGCCCATGTCCATTGCGAAAAGCCGCTCAGCATCAGCAGTGAGGAGGCTCAGCGCATTATTGCTGCCCGCGACCGTTCCGGCAAGCAAGTGATGATCGGCCTGAACAACCGGTTCCTTAATGAAGCAGTCTTTCTGAAAAAGTGGATTGATGACGGGAATCTCGGCAAAATCTATAACGCCAAAGCCGGCTGGATCCGCCGCAGCGGCATTCCTGGCAGAGGAACGTGGTTCACCGACAAGGACCGTTCCGGCGGCGGGGTTATGATTGACCTGGGCGCCCATTATCTGGACCTGGCGCTGTATTTTATGGGCTTGCCCAAGGTTTCTTACGTAGCCGGCAGCATCCACCAGAACTTTGTCCATACCACTGCCCGGAACCGCAACGGCTACAAAGGAATG contains these protein-coding regions:
- a CDS encoding sugar phosphate isomerase/epimerase family protein, whose translation is MKLGIIAAVNEESFVQANNRGLSFLEFTINEGDSVDEFTRQVDQIAEWSFKYGIEIGSIGRWKSLRIDTQGAIIREELERCFKLIDAAATLNCPSFVAGCNYVEELSLYENCTAAISFFSELIAYAKPKNVAVSSYNCRKVNFVNTPDIWRIIHGHLPELGIKFDPSHARFFGGDYLQETLDWGHRFTHVHLKGSLLVNGQKVDEPPAGMDQTDWPSFIATLRAAGYDGGLSIEPRKSALPDHLADKGVDFSAAYFKKLLLED
- a CDS encoding Gfo/Idh/MocA family oxidoreductase, with the translated sequence MTGKLKYALIGAGGNAEKKHIHGYLALEDVEVVAICDIDVSKAAKMAEKYNVPGVYSDYKEMFLKERPDIVSIVTPNYLHAEITEFALAHGAHVHCEKPLSISSEEAQRIIAARDRSGKQVMIGLNNRFLNEAVFLKKWIDDGNLGKIYNAKAGWIRRSGIPGRGTWFTDKDRSGGGVMIDLGAHYLDLALYFMGLPKVSYVAGSIHQNFVHTTARNRNGYKGMEGGLFNVEDAATGYLGLENGASLSFDFSWASNIEEDRFYVELMGSKGGASLVNGQLKLFGESSDICLDITPKLKLNPTLQLKNEFRHFVDSIRQNGSELVAPAEDGLYFAEIVDAFYQSAAAGAPVILKQEQPVASIR